One Amorphoplanes digitatis genomic window carries:
- a CDS encoding VOC family protein: MTIDLFAGIPVRDYAAAVAWYERLLGAPPSFLPNDTEAVWELAGHRYVFIEVRPAHAGHAMHTLFVGDFDARLSDIAGRGLEPVQRETYDNGVRKATFRDPDGNEIGFGGGPV; the protein is encoded by the coding sequence ATGACCATTGATCTGTTCGCGGGCATCCCGGTGCGTGACTACGCCGCCGCGGTCGCCTGGTACGAGCGGCTCCTCGGTGCCCCGCCGTCGTTCCTGCCCAACGACACCGAGGCGGTGTGGGAGCTCGCCGGCCACCGGTACGTGTTCATCGAGGTGCGGCCCGCGCACGCCGGGCACGCCATGCACACGCTCTTCGTCGGCGACTTCGACGCCCGCCTCTCGGACATCGCCGGGCGGGGCCTCGAGCCGGTCCAGCGGGAGACCTACGACAACGGCGTACGCAAGGCGACGTTCCGCGACCCGGACGGTAACGAGATCGGATTCGGTGGCGGGCCGGTCTGA
- a CDS encoding nitroreductase/quinone reductase family protein — protein MSHYTALLRRLGNQRWFAALGRLVTPLDRRLYRLTNGRWSVIGRHQLPSLLLTTTGRKSGLPRTQPLLYATDGDEYIVIGSNWGQEHHPAWSGNLLARPAARVTLADREFGVHAALATGDDRERLWELLRRIWPGYAAYARRAERRQIRIFRLTPDERASGG, from the coding sequence ATGTCGCACTACACCGCACTCCTGCGCCGCCTGGGCAACCAGCGGTGGTTCGCCGCCCTGGGCCGCCTGGTGACCCCGCTGGACCGCCGCCTGTACCGGCTGACCAACGGGCGCTGGTCGGTGATCGGCCGGCACCAGCTGCCGTCGCTGCTGCTGACCACGACCGGCCGGAAGTCGGGCCTGCCCCGCACCCAGCCGCTGCTCTACGCGACCGACGGCGACGAATACATCGTGATCGGCTCGAACTGGGGCCAGGAGCACCACCCCGCGTGGTCCGGGAACCTGCTCGCGCGGCCGGCCGCCCGGGTGACCCTCGCCGATCGCGAGTTCGGCGTGCACGCCGCCCTGGCCACCGGCGACGATCGGGAGCGGCTCTGGGAGCTGCTGCGGCGGATCTGGCCGGGCTACGCCGCGTACGCCAGGCGTGCCGAGAGAAGGCAGATCCGGATCTTCCGGCTCACGCCCGACGAGCGAGCGTCAGGCGGGTGA
- a CDS encoding SDR family oxidoreductase — translation MNRTALVTGASSGIGLATAVALAARGYRVLGTSRDPRSLPAERRADGVEYLALDLSSEESIEALADRLAGVDILVNNAGESQSGPFEELPADALRRLFQVNVLGPVRLSQLALPGMRERGYGRVVMVGSMLASFPLSYRSSYVATKAALKGFSNGARHELSPFGIWLTTVEPGSINTGISERRTRYIAPDSPHRRDFETMLAALDRNERAGVAAERVAGVIVKAIEAARPRPRYAVGSNAPFAFALRRVLPAALTEKAVHRRHDLTR, via the coding sequence ATGAATCGCACCGCGCTTGTCACCGGGGCCTCGTCCGGCATCGGCCTGGCGACGGCCGTCGCGCTCGCCGCGCGCGGCTACCGCGTCCTGGGCACCAGCCGCGACCCGCGGTCCCTGCCCGCCGAGCGCCGGGCGGACGGCGTGGAGTACCTCGCGCTCGACCTCTCCTCCGAGGAGTCCATCGAGGCGCTGGCCGACCGCCTCGCGGGCGTCGACATCCTGGTCAACAACGCGGGCGAGAGCCAGTCCGGCCCGTTCGAGGAGCTGCCCGCCGACGCCCTGCGCCGGCTGTTCCAGGTAAACGTCCTCGGGCCGGTCCGGCTGAGCCAGCTCGCCCTGCCCGGCATGCGGGAACGCGGCTACGGGCGGGTGGTCATGGTGGGCTCGATGCTCGCGTCGTTCCCGCTCTCCTACCGCTCCTCCTACGTCGCGACGAAGGCGGCCCTGAAGGGCTTCAGCAACGGCGCGCGCCACGAGCTCTCGCCGTTCGGGATCTGGCTGACCACGGTCGAGCCCGGCTCGATCAACACCGGCATCAGCGAGCGGCGCACCCGGTACATAGCTCCGGACTCCCCGCATCGGCGCGACTTCGAGACGATGCTGGCCGCCCTCGACCGCAACGAACGCGCCGGCGTCGCCGCCGAACGCGTCGCCGGGGTGATCGTCAAGGCGATCGAGGCGGCCCGCCCCCGGCCCCGGTACGCCGTGGGCAGCAACGCGCCGTTCGCCTTCGCCCTGCGCCGGGTGCTGCCGGCGGCCCTGACCGAGAAGGCCGTACACCGCCGGCACGACCTCACCCGCTGA